One region of Labrus mixtus chromosome 1, fLabMix1.1, whole genome shotgun sequence genomic DNA includes:
- the ahctf1 gene encoding protein ELYS isoform X2, with amino-acid sequence MHNLTARVTSSLLPYPAVTVDALGEDEITLDSVLHGKFTVGRSGLAWLACGPHLEVVHAVTGERLSAYCFGGGGEHPPSVLAARDFSWLKRSGLLVGLEEAEGSVLCLYDLGLSRVVKAVVIPGRITAIEPLVSYGGASTSTQHLHQSLRWFFGIAAVVTDLGHVLLVDLCLDDLSCSQSELEASDLQVVTKSPSEIPRLREVSTRQGRHLCLQLNAPSGVGATALQYISRTNQLAVGFSDGYLQLWNMKALKKEYHSQLDSGRVPVHAFTFQEPENDPRNCCYLWAVQSSQDLEGDMVSLRLLQLAFSERKCLASGRILYEGLEYCEERYSQDLSGPAFPLRAQATNTRLLSCQTIEKFRAHPDRDDSMNEVASPDTSVSIFSWQVRAYGQGTPSTYIGVFDINRWYHAQMPDSLRTGESLQNCPYLAVWSLDSVVQMVSQHLLLDVLVHERSLSRGMPFTCPPSEQYFNPTTYNFDATCLLNSGIVHLTCSGYQKETLSFLKKAAPCSSDIISSSYSRCLMSGLLSSRLADTQASSLSQEEQLDAILSTAVETSSLGLITGCIKQWTAEEQPGSALNLRYILDWAWNKVVQAKEELDGICAPLFDSSSNFTDPQTLQLLQHSQRLLSNLSTIFHCLLSEAQELTQKGLVGLMNKNMVSSLISKYAQVVLWFCRTGLLPEGSDDDALQISRPFYTPSVIGNYYTIRREELTRLAKGKWCADCLMIDGLVGQCGDRLTNLWKRDEGGTGQYPPPSLHALLDIYLLENIDEAAKHAIVIYLLLDVMHSLPNKEGASVEFFPTAFAIPIGLVKLVQGLWLLDHHDHQSSFELLLHPASSQCQFKWQHERVLQALMCQGQHPVALRYFQVTKPPISSTAQAKLCLSVLLHNRCLIEAWSLLRQHSSRLNMAELMGFLYESCQELGLIKELLKLPLGLAEQECLEKFLQGTGGLQNRELLMVHYLQQANYIPALQLNHSLKLNLVNERDPKLKERTNTRNSILDQYGKVLPRVQRKLAMERAKPYQHSYAIHREVSRPQPLSTITKRTASEKVMSRAGFINNLLTKIEEVWLGKGETPQSSPAKRAADVKSPKSSSSTLPDPFLGTPITMTSKRKSRLMDLVVHPSCQTPRPLLSPPRPPSSWISPKSTNKGPELSLLQTPQVVKRARALAASGPVFSAFTPQSILRSSLRPTPVATPSASPGRSLTPPPRSKENRITFIEEAESPEPEKGIRWTNGMAADSEISLLTRGSLLSKSSRKIWSAQPAEEEEDGDEEEEQPHVKFLPPEGGIPSPELRCFEIEPSSLSEVAAETKPLHLNLSFDTSQASLRSTDTTLEFFDAPLSAVQEGEEGHAISEEDEMVVTMNRKGLREEEEAQEIPSPITEQTPPLTSEDHTEDDDIEDTPPVTEEEIVEEVMEIGLDQEVQNEEVLSENEDKQHAESNSEQEGAALLDHEQLSSLNQVSIQVTESEEPVPEVECQDQLLIATGQDVQSEATEQTEIIEQEAPPAAAEPSCEPEEDPEPSTDLTEFVQRHLFDIDSTSLLARSGIHETSPTLTTFNNESLCEEEEEEPSTAEAPPILTSQKSTTSVTSSEPTGTDSHSVVSVNDSEELSSPVSEEEEEDEEDDEEDSDQSEEEEEEEEDSGSEVEIIEEVQGNGRLPPLQPSTVFVQQEHTHFLSDLSEPEAAAFSLITPAAEMKMVEEDLEGEVVMVRLGADDGGLLADEEEQGSSYMELKPSTTLLVPLELMEGQDGLVDGAQLDLPELQQTVQDDLTCETQGGFSLMLDVEEDGDKDADTLPMENDLQSSEPPALSYDELVAKPEVILLGIDDQVSEEDQRTEMDSLGGIEEKGPTESELEKLSDQAELPSELITVNHEAEDVEEELLTLSEKHQPEGLSESLSPAEEDLQAVMDENDSVADNESVEDKMSEEKHDDEEEEEDKLSPAEEEPSAVMDQSDSIADNESVEDKMSEEKHDEEEEDKLSPAEEEPSAVMDQSDSIADNESVEDKMSEEENKLSPAEEEPSAVMGESDPIAKNDSAEQEIEEEDDKPTTSEEELPAVMDENDSVTKNDSAEEEDEPTPAEEELPTVMDENESITKNASAEEEVEEEEEEEDKPTPVEEALPTLMDENSVTKNDSAEEEDKPTRAEEQVEPQENGPVVMDIEISPCVETTTAVEEMQQADKFSKETEEQIIEVSKTEKETTTRTRGKQRKPKEAEAEKPTKIEALSSESQPEEPSVLETSTSLRKKKAPSTPTRRTTRGRTVTFISPLTEEAEEPQEDGRVEDVEMSQPVPSSPSRTPRKGKQSKDINGQASTPRRSARKAQQGPSNGEVEAIVYTAAVASTSKTSSPGRQRVSQRAASTRSQSGSDEVSAAPGPEIKDEEEQEDDVPDAKVSRRASSKTPTPAKRRLPEANTPRRSSRRILSGSEVVQTPLEALKEEEQDEVFASPVKRSSRTRQSNQTSLSLHPQSVRKTGRETVSENTKESEVLHEPELNSRAARTNSHRPTRSQLWDHPEEDLPLLDSPLEVDSETPVADALIKRLQDEEEKQEGGVVISKMVRTSKRSTKSSVEQIQSVPPEKDSLIPEQEEAESCPDEHSFIYSPSRRRTRASRAESPGPSEELPVPVTRSRRRVVKDAPHDTEENVEDEKEAPASTRKTARRTAKSKAVPEPPPIAQVDLISPLPSPVDPPQRVQRRTKEAEAPASNMNLRRKRIMDTVFTKPVTRRKKL; translated from the exons ATGCACAACCTGACTGCCCGGGTCACCAGCAGCCTGCTGCCTTACCCAGCAGTTACTGTAGACGCTCTGGGGGAAGATGAGATCACCCTAGACTCTGTGCTACATGGGAAGTTCACCGTTG GTCGCAGCGGGTTGGCCTGGCTGGCCTGTGGCCCCCATCTGGAGGTCGTCCATGCAGTAACAGGAGAGCGGCTGTCTGCGTACTGCTTCGGTGGTGGAGGAGAGCACCCACCCAGTGTCCTAGCTGCCAGGGACTTCAGCTGGCTCAAACG GTCTGGATTGCTGGTAGGCCTGGAGGAAGCAGAGGGCAGTGTGCTGTGTCTTTATGACTTGGGACTGTCCAGGGTGGTCAAAGCTGTGGTAATACCAGGCAGG ATAACAGCAATTGAACCGTTGGTGAGTTATGGCGGAGCAAGCACTTCAACCCAGCATCTTCACCAGAGTCTGCGCTGGTTCTTTGGCATCGCCGCCGTAGTAACGGACCTAGGCCATGTTCTGCTTGTGGACCTCTGCCTGGACGACCTGTCCTGCAGCCAAAGTGAACTGGAGGCTTCAG ACCTGCAGGTAGTGACCAAATCTCCTTCGGAGATCCCCAGACTTCGAGAAGTCAGCACCAGACAAGGCAGACATCTTTGTCTCCAGCTGAACGCTCCCAGTGGAGTGGGAGCCACAGCTCTGCAGTACATCTCCAGGACCAACCAGCTGGCAGTGGGATTTTCTGATGGATACTTACAGCTGTGGAACATGAAGGCGCTGAAGAAGGA ATACCACTCCCAGTTGGACAGTGGCAGGGTGCCCGTTCACGCCTTCACCTTCCAGGAACCTGAAAACGACCCCAGGAACTGCTGCTACCTCTGGGCTGTTCAGTCTTCTCAGGACCT TGAGGGAGATATGGTCAGCCTCCGCCTGCTTCAGCTGGCGTTCAGTGAAAGGAAGTGTCTCGCTTCTGGAAGGATCCTCTATGAG GGTCTGGAGTATTGTGAGGAGCGTTACAGTCAGGACTTGAGTGGCCCAGCCTTCCCTCTCAGGGCCCAGGCCACCAACACCCGTCTGCTGAGTTGCCAAACCATTGAGAAGTTCAGAGCTCATCCTGACAGAGATGACAGCATGAATGAAG TTGCCTCTCCAGACACCAGTGTGTCTATCTTCAGCTGGCAAGTGAGGGCATACGGGCAGGGGACCCCATCTACCTACATCGGGGTTTTTGACATCAACCGATGGTACCACGCACAAATGCCAGACTCCTTAAG aaCGGGGGAGTCTCTTCAAAATTGTCCCTACCTGGCGGTCTGGTCTCTGGACTCCGTGGTGCAGATGGTGTCTCAGCACCTCCTCCTGGATGTGCTGGTGCACGAGCGCAGCCTGAGCAGAGGCATGCCCTTCACCTGCCCCCCATCAGAACAGTACTTTAACCCCACCACATACAACTTTG ATGCTACCTGTTTGCTCAACTCCGGAATAGTGCACTTAACCTGCTCTGGGTATCAAAAAGAG ACACTGAGCTTTTTGAAGAAAGCTGCCCCTTGTTCCAGTGACATCATCTCCTCCAGCTACTCTCGCTGCCTCATGTCTGGCCTCCTCTCATCGCGCCTGGCTGACACTCAGGCCTCCAGCCTCTCTCAG gaggagcagctggaTGCCATCTTGTCCACAGCGGTAGAGACCAGCTCTTTGGGACTGATCACTGGCTGTATCAAGCAGTGGACTGCAGAAG AACAACCAGGCTCTGCTCTGAATCTGCGCTACATCCTGGACTGGGCCTGGAACAAAGTAGTACAGGCAAAGGAAGAACTGGATGGAATCT GTGCACCGCTGTTTGACAGCTCATCCAACTTCACAGACCCTCAGACGCTGCAGCTTCTTCAGCACAGCCAGAGGCTGCTCAGTAACCTCAGCACCATCTTCCACTGTCTGCTCAGTGAAGCTCAGGAGCTCACACAGAAAG GTCTGGTGGGTCTGATGAACAAGAACATGGTGTCCAGTCTCATTTCCAAGTACGCTCAAGTGGTGCTCTGGTTCTGTCGTACTGGTCTACTGCCCGAAGGATCAG ACGATGACGCTCTCCAGATCTCCAGGCCTTTCTACACTCCCTCAGTCATCGGCAACTATTATACGATACGCAGAGAGGAGCTCACCAGGCTGGCTAA GGGCAAGTGGTGTGCAGACTGCCTGATGATTGACGGGTTGGTCGGCCAGTGTGGTGATCGCTTGACCAACCTGTGGAAAAGGGATGAAGGCGGTACAGGGCAGTACCCCCCACCATCATTGCAT GCCTTGTTGGACATTTATTTACTGGAAAACATTGACGAAGCCGCCAAACATGCCATT GTGATTTACCTTTTGCTCGATGTCATGCACTCCCTCCCTAATAAGGAGGGAGCATCAGTGGAGTTTTTCCCCACAGCTTTTGCCATTCCCATCGGACTGGTGAAGCTCGTACAGGGCCTCTGGCTTCTGGACCATCATGACCACCAG AGTTCATTCGAGCTGCTCCTTCATCCAGCATCCTCTCAGTGTCAGTTTAAGTGGCAGCACGAGCGGGTCCTGCAAGCTCTCATGTGCCAGGGTCAACACCCAGTGGCACTACGATATTTTCAAGTCACAAAACCCCCAATTTCCTCCACTGCCCAGGCCAaactctgcctgtctgtcctgCTACACAACAG GTGTCTCATCGAGGCGTGGTCTTTACTTCGGCAGCACTCTAGTCGTCTCAACATGGCCGAGCTGATGGGTTTCCTGTATGAGAGCTGCCAGGAGCTGGGCCTCATCAAGGAGCTGCTCAAACTGCCCCTGGGCCTCGCTGAGCAG gaATGTTTGGAGAAGTTTCTCCAGGGGACCGGAGGTCTCCAGAACCGAGAACTGCTGATGGTTCATTACCTCCAGCAGGCCAACTACATTCCTGCCCTCCAGCTCAACCACAGCCTCAAACTGAACCTTGTG AATGAGCGAGACCCAAAGCTTAAAGAACGAACAAACACCAGGAACTCGATACTGGATCAGTACGGCAAAGTTTTACCCAGAGTTCAGAGGAAACTGGCGATGGAGAGAGCCAAGCCCTACCAGCATTCCTACGCCATCCACAGAGAAG TCTCTCGGCCACAGCCACTATCAACCATCACCAAGCGCACCGCCAGTGAGAAGGTGATGTCGAGGGCCGGCTTCATCAACAATCTCCTGACAAAGATCGAGGAAGTGTGGTTAGGCAAAGGAGAAACACCGCAATCCTCACCAGCAAAGAG GGCTGCTGATGTTAAGAGCCCCAAGTCTTCTTCCTCGACTCTTCCTGACCCCTTCCTGGGGACTCCGATCACTATGACCTCCAAACGGAAGTCAAG GCTCATGGACTTGGTGGTTCACCCCTCCTGTCAGACCCCCCGCCCTCTGCTCAGCCCACCCAGACCTCCCAGCTCCTGGATCTCTCCAAAGAGCACCAACAAAGGGCCTGAGCTTAGTCTTCTGCAAACACCGCAGGTCGTCAAG CGAGCTCGCGCCTTGGCGGCCTCCGGTCCTGTGTTCTCAGCCTTCACTCCACAGTCCATCCTGCGCAGCAGCCTGAGGCCCACACCTGTTGCCACCCCCTCTGCTTCTCCAGGACGCTCCCTTACGCCTCCACCTCGCAGCAAAGAGAACCGGATCACCTTCATCGAAGAGGCTGAATCTCCTGAACCAGAGAAGGGCATTCGATGGACTAATGGG ATGGCAGCAGACAGCGAGATTAGCTTGTTGACCAGAGGCTCTTTGCTGTCCAAGTCCTCCCGTAAGATCTGGTCCGCACAGCCtgcggaggaggaagaggatggagacgaggaagaggaaCAACCTCATGTAAAGTTCTTGCCTCCAGAAGGGGGTATTCCCTCTCCAGAGCTGAGATGCTTCGAGATCGAGCCTTCCTCGCTCAGTGAAGTCGCTGCTGAAACCAAACCATTACACCTCAACCTGAGCTTCGACACCAGCCAGGCATCTCTCCGATCAACCGACACCACCCTGGAGTTCTTTGATGCTCCGCTCTCTGCGGtccaggaaggagaggagggacatGCTATTTCAGAGGAAGATGAAATGGTAGTGACGATGAACAGAAAAGGActgagggaagaggaagaagcacAGGAAATACCCTCGCCTATCACAGAGCAAACCCCTCCCCTGACCTCAGAAGATCACACTGAGGATGACGACATAGAGGACACTCCCCCAGTGACGGAAGAGGAAATAGTTGAGGAGGTGATGGAGATTGGTCTTGATCAAGAAGTTCAAAACGAAGAAGTTCTGTCtgaaaatgaagacaaacagcATGCCGAGTCAAACAGCGAACAAGAAGGTGCTGCACTTCTTGACCATGAGCAGTTGTCCAGTCTCAATCAAG TTTCTATCCAGGTAACTGAGAGTGAAGAGCCTGTCCCTGAAGTGGAATGTCAAGATCAGCTGCTAATTGCTACAGGGCAGGACGTCCAATCAGAGGCCACAGAACAAACAGAGATAATTGAGCAGGAAGCaccacctgcagcagctgaaccCTCATGTGAACCTGAAGAGGATCCAGAGCCATCGACAG ATCTGACAGAGTTCGTGCAGAGACATTTGTTTGACATTGATTCGACCTCACTGCTCGCCCGCTCAGGAATCCACGAAACATCACCGACCCTGACAACCTTCAACAA TGAGTCATTatgtgaggaggaagaggaggagccatCCACTGCTGAAGCTCCCCCGATATTAACCAGCCAGAAATCTACTACCTCTGTGACATCCTCTGAGCCTACAGGCACAGACTCCCACT CTGTTGTGAGTGTAAACGATAGTGAAGAGCTTTCCAGCCCTGtgtctgaggaagaagaagaagacgaggaggatgatgaagaggattCTGATCAatctgaggaagaggaggaagaggaggaggactctGGTAGTGAGGTGGAGATCATCGAGGAGGTCCAGGGTAACGGGAGGCTGCCCCCCCTACAACCCAGCACAGTCTTCGTacaacaggaacacacacactttctgtcaGATCTGTCGGAGCCGGAGGCTGCAGCGTTCTCTCTGATCACACCTGCTGCTGAGAtgaag ATGGTTGAGGAGGACTTGGAAGgggaggtggtgatggtgagACTCGGGGCGGATGATGGAGGCCTGCTGGCAGATGAGGAAGAGCAAGGGTCATCATACATGGAGCTCAAACCCTCCACCACTCTCCTGGTCCCCCTGGAGCTGATGGAGGGCCAGGACGGTCTCGTGGATGGTGCTCAGCTGGATCTTCCTGAGCTCCAGCAGACCGTGCAAGACGACCTGACGTGTGAAACACAAGGCGGTTTCTCTCTGATGCTGGACGTGGAAGAGGATGGGGACAAAGACGCAGACACCCTACCCATGGAGAACGATCTTCAATCCTCTGAGCCTCCTGCCCTGTCTTATGATGAACTTGTGGCCAAACCCGAGGTTATTCTTTTGGGCATTGATGATCAGGTCTCAGAAGAGGACCAGAGAACAGAGATGGACAGCTTGGGTGGAATTGAGGAAAAGGGACCGACAGAATCAGAGCTTGAAAAACTGTCTGATCAAGCTGAGCTACCAAGTGAATTAATCACAGTAAACCATGAGGCAGAAGATGTTGAAGAAGAGCTGCTAACATTGTCTgaaaaacaccaaccagaaGGTCTTTCAGAGTCTCTGTCACCTGCAGAGGAAGATCTCCAAGCTGTAATGGATGAAAACGACTCAGTTGCAGACAATGAATCTGTTGAGGACAAGATGAGTGAGGAGAAgcatgatgatgaggaggaggaggaggacaaactaTCACCTGCAGAGGAAGAACCCTCGGCTGTAATGGATCAAAGTGACTCCATTGCAGACAATGAATCTGTTGAGGACAAGATGAGTGAGGAGAAgcatgatgaggaggaggaggacaaactaTCACCTGCAGAGGAAGAACCCTCAGCTGTAATGGATCAAAGTGACTCCATTGCAGACAATGAATCTGTTGAGGACAAGATGAGTGAGGAGGAGAACAAACTATCACCTGCAGAGGAAGAACCCTCAGCTGTAATGGGTGAAAGTGACCCTATTGCAAAGAACGATTCAGCTGAACAGGAgatagaggaagaggatgataAACCAACAACTTCTGAGGAAGAACTCCCAGCTGTTATGGATGAAAACGACTCTGTTACAAAGAACGATTCAGCCGAAGAGGAGGATGAACCAACACCTGCTGAGGAAGAACTTCCAACTGTAATGGATGAAAATGAATCTATTACAAAGAACGCTTCGGCTgaagaggaggtagaggaggaggaggaggaggaggataaacCAACACCTGTTGAGGAAGCACTTCCAACTTTAATGGATGAAAACTCTGTCACAAAGAACGATTCAGCCGAGGAGGAGGATAAACCAACACGTGCTGAGGAGCAGGTAGAGCCTCAAGAAAATGGCCCAGTTGTCATGGACATTGAGATCTCCCCCTGTGTGGAGACGACGACTGCTGTGGAGGAGATGCAGCAGGCTGACAAATTCTCTAAAGAGACAGAAGAGCAAATCATTGAGGTTTCTAAGACggagaaagaaacaacaacaagaaccaGGGGCAAACAGAGAAAACCAAAAGAAGCTGAGGCAGAAAAGCCAACGAAGATTGAAGCTTTGAGCTCTGAGAGTCAGCCAGAAGAGCCGTCTGTGCTGGAAACCTCTACTTCTCTGAGGAAAAAGAAAGCTCCTTCGACCCCAACAAGGAGAACCACAAGAGGCAGGACGGTCACGTTCATCTCCCCTCTcacagaggaagcagaggagcCACAGGAGGACGGGAGAGTGGAGGATGTAGAAATGAGCCAACCGGTACCTTCCTCACCCAGTCGTACACCGAGAAAAGGTAAACAGAGCAAAGACATCAACGGACAAGCTAGCACACCTCGAAGAAGTGCCCGCAAAGCTCAGCAGGGGCCTTCTAATGGTGAAGTGGAGGCCATAGTTTACACTGCTGCTGTGGCATCAACGTCTAAGACCTCGTCTCCAGGCAGACAGCGTGTTTCCCAGAGAGCCGCTTCAACAAGGAGCCAGAGTGGTAGTGACGAGGTGTCTGCAGCCCCAGGGCCTGAAATCAAAGACGAGGAGGAACAAGAGGATGACGTCCCAGATGCAAAGGTTTCTCGACGAGCAAGCTCCAAGACTCCCACACCTGCCAAACGAAGGCTCCCTGAGGCGAACACTCCGAGGAGATCCAGCAGGAGGATACTGAGCGGCAGTGAGGTCGTGCAAACACCTTTAGAGGCTTTgaaagaagaggagcaggacGAGGTCTTTGCGTCACCTGTTAAACGCAGCTCCAGGACTCGACAGTCAAACCAGACGTCTCTTAGTCTTCATCCACAA AGTGTAAGAAAGACGGGAAGAGAGACAGTCTCTGAAAACACTAAAGAAAGTGAAGTTCTACACGAGCCTGAGCTGAACAGCCGTGCTGCTCGCACCAACTCACATCGACCCACCAGAAGCCAACTCTGGGATCATCCTGAGGAAGACCTTCCCCTATTGGACTCCCCGCTTGAGGTGGACTCTGAAACCCCTGTCGCAGACGCCCTCATCAAGAGACttcaggatgaagaggagaaacaggaag GAGGAGTAGTCATCTCAAAGATGGTGAGAACCAGCAAGAGGAGCACCAAGTCGTCCGTGGAGCAGATTCAATCCGTTCCTCCTGAGAAAGACAGTCTGATCCCCGAACAAGAAGAAGCAGAGTCTTGTCCAGACGAGCATTCGTTCATCTATTCGCCCTCGCGTAGAAGAACAAGAG CCAGCAGAGCAGAGTCTCCGGGGCCAAGTGAAGAGTTGCCGGTACCGGTCACTCGCAGCAGGAGAAGAGTCGTCAAGGACGCTCCTCAT gacacagaagaaaatgtggAAGATGAAAAGGAAGCCCCTGCTAGCACGAGAAAAACAGCCAGACGAACAGCCAA ATCCAAAGCCGTTCCTGAGCCGCCTCCCATAGCACAGGTGGACCTGATCTCACCTCTGCCTAGCCCAGTTGATCCACCTCAGCGAGTACAGAGGAGGACAAAGGAGGCAGAGGCCCCCGCCTCCAACATGAACCTCCGACGCAAACGCATAATGGACACCGTTTTCACCAAACCCGTCACACGGAGGAAGAAACTCTGA